The [Eubacterium] eligens ATCC 27750 genome segment AAGATGAGGATATTATTCTTGATGATGAAGATGAGATTGATATTGAGAAGATAGATCTTTCTGTTCCTGATGGAATCGGTCTTGATGATCCAGTAAGAATGTATCTGAAGGAGATAGGTAAAGTACCTCTTCTTAGTGCTGATGAAGAGATTGAATATGCCAAGAGAATGGAAGAAGGAGATGAGGAAGCCAAGAAAAGACTTGCAGAAGCTAACTTAAGACTTGTTGTAAGTATTGCAAAACGTTATGTTGGACGTGGTATGCAGTTCCTTGATCTTATTCAGGAAGGTAACTTAGGTCTTATAAAGGCTGTTGAGAAATACGATTACAGAAAAGGATTCAAGTTCAGTACATACGCTACATGGTGGATCAGACAGGCTATTACAAGAGCTATAGCTGACCAGGCCCGTACTATAAGAATTCCTGTTCATATGGTAGAGACAATTAACAAGCTTGTAAGAGTACAGAGACAGCTGCTTCAGGAACTTGGAAGAGAACCATCACCAGAGGAGATTGCAGAGAATATGGATATTCCTGTAGAGAGAGTAAGAGAGATTCAGAAGATTTCGCAGGAACCGGTATCTCTTGAGACACCTATTGGTGAAGAGGAAGATAGCCATCTTGGAGATTTCATTCAGGATGATAATGTTCCTGTTCCGGCAGAGGCAGCAGCTTCTACACTTCTTAAGGAACAGCTTGTTGAAGTACTTGGAACTCTTACAGAAAGAGAGCAGAAGGTATTAAGATTAAGATTTGGTATGGATGATGGAAGAGCAAGAACTCTTGAGGAAGTTGGTAAAGAATTCAATGTAACAAGAGAACGTATCAGACAGATTGAAGCCAAGGCATTAAGAAAGTTAAGACACCCAAGCCGCAGCCGTAAGTTAAGAGATTATCTTGATTAGGATTAAGCTATGGTAAGAATATCGGACAGATTAAGAACAGTTGCACATATGTGTAATAAGGGCGCAGTCGTGGCTGACATAGGTACAGACCACGGCTATCTTCCTATATATCTTGTGCAGGAAGGAATAGCTCCGTCTGCTATTGCGATGGATTTAAGAAAAGGTCCGCTCGAAAAAGCAAAGAAGCATATATGTGATAATTGTTTAGAGGACAGAATACAGACAAGACTTTCAGACGGATTGGAAAAGCTTTCAGAGAATGAAGCTGATATTATAACCATATGTGGTATGGGTGGCAGGCTTATAGCTGATATTGTAACTAAGGGAATGAATGTTATTACCCGGAATACAACACTTATAGTATCACCGCAGTCAGAAGTAGGAGATTTCAGACATTTTCTTGTTTCACAGAGATTGGTTGTTGATGATGAGAAGATGCTTAAGGAAGACGGTAAGTATTATTTTATTATCAAATGCAGAAAGTCAGACGAAAATGTTTATTCTGAATACAGTGAGACGCAATATCAGTACGGATGGAAGCTTTTAGAGAACAAAGATAAGACTCTTTATGAATATCTTATAAAAGAGAAAGAGACTAATGATGGGATAAGTAACAGTCTTAAGAAAGATGAGAGTAATCCTACGGTTAAGTTAAGATTACAGCAGCTTTCGCAGAAGAATAATATAATTATGGATGCATTGTCATATTATGACTGATGCGTAAGAGGAGGATGCTATGGGAATGACACTGGCACAGCTTGCAGCAGAGAAGCAGAACGAATATAAGGATGAGATTATACTCGCTAATGTTAATGGTAAGCTTAAAGAACTTGGAGAAGAATATATCCCTGATAGTGATGTTACATTTGTTACAACTTCGACATCAATAGGTAATGAGACATACAGAAGAAGCGTGGTTCTTCTTATGCTTGCAGCCATAGATAAGATACACAGGAATATTGACAGAGTTGTTGTTGAATATTCTTTAAGTAAGGGATTGTACTGTACATTTGATGGAGACTTCAGACCCGACAAAGAGTTTATAGATGAAGTTAAGTCAGTTATGTACAGTATGGTTGAGAAGGATCTTCCAATCAAGAAAGAGCTGATGAAGATATCTGATGCTATGAATCTTTTTAAAGAAAAAGGAATGACAGATAAGACATCACTGTTCAAATACAGAAGAAGTTCATTTGTTAATGTGTATGACCTGAATGGCTACAAAGATTATTTCTACGGATATATGGCATCTTCTACAGGCATGCTTGGGGTATTTGACATATTCCTGTATGACGAGGGAATAGTGTTACAGCTTCCGGTTAAGAACGCACCTCTTGAAGTTCCTGAATTTAATCCACAAACAAAGCTGTTTAATGTGTTAAAGGAAAGCACAAGCTGGGCAAAGATGCTTGGCATGTCTACGGTTGGAGAACTTAATGACCATATAACTAATGGGGATATGACTTCTTTTATGCTTACGCAGGAGGCACTTCAGGAACAGAAAATTGTTGAGATAGTTGATGAGATAAAGAAAAGACCGCATACTAAATTCATCATGATAGCTGGTCCATCTTCTTCAGGAAAGACAACATTTTCACATAGATTATCAATTCAGCTTATGGCTAATGGATATAAGCCACACCCAATTGCTGTCGATAATTACTTTGTTGAAAGAGAGCAGACACCTATTGATGAGAATGGTGATTACAATTATGAAGACCTTCATGCAGTAGACATTGAACTTTTTAATAAGCATATGACCAGACTTCTTAACGGAGAAAAAGTGGAGCTGCCGGAATTTAACTTTAAGTTCGGAAGAAAGGAATATAACGGTAATTTCTTACAGTTAGGGGAAGAGGATGTTCTTGTAATAGAAGGAATCCATTGCCTTAATGATGAATTATCATATTCACTTCCAATAGATAGTAAGTTCAAGATATATATCAGTGCACTTACACAGCTTAATGTAGATGAACATAACAGGGTATCAACTACAGATGGAAGACTTTTAAGAAGGCTTGTAAGAGATTACAGGACAAGAGGAGCATCTGCAAAGAAGACTCTTTCAATGTGGGAGTCTGTAAGAAGAGGCGAAGAGAAGAACATCTTCCCATTCCAGGAGCAGGCGGATGTTATGTTTAACTCAGCAATGCCATATGAACCATGTGTATTAAAACCATTCGTTGAGCCTATACTTTTCCAGGTAACAGAAGCTGACCCTGAATATCAGGAAGCAAACAGGCTGCTTAAGTTCATGAACTATTTCCTTCCATGCGGCTACGAGAACGTACCAATCGATTCTATATTACGGGAATTCGTAGGCGGAGGATGTTTCAAGGTGTGATGATTGTAAATAAAAACACCCAGGGCTTAGTGCTCTGGGTGTCTGCTTTCAAGTGAATTTCTGTATTCACGGGACATCTCAAAAAGACTTGCGACATAGCCTGGGGTCTTTTTATTGATGTTATCTTTAATTGTTTCAAGCATTTCAATATACTGTTCAAGAATGTTGCTGATTGCAGAGCTGTTAGTCAAACATATCTGTTCCCACATTTCAGGAGAAGAAGCTGCAACTCTTGACATGTCACGAAAGCAACCTGCGGCAAGTAACTGCATATGCTTTTCTTCGTCATCATTATCTGATACTACATGAACGAGTGCAGTTGATAAAAGATGTGGAACATGGCTTATGGCGGCTACTGATTTATCGTGTACATGATAGTCCATGACAATAGGGTTCATGCCAACATCTGATGCAAATTGTTTCATGAATTCGATTTTTTCAGGCTTGGTTTCTTTGGTCGGTGTGATTATGTACCTTGCACCTTTTATAATTGATGAACTTGAATTTTCATAACCTGTTTTTTCGGAGCCGGCCATAGGATGTCCACCAATAAAGCGGTCATTAAGTCCTAATGAATCTGCTGCTTCATGTATGATAGTCTTGACACTCCCAACGTCAGTAATTATGCAGTCCGGATTGGCAATGGCTTTTAATTTTGTAAGATATTCTGTGATAGTAATTACAGGTGTGCATAACAGGATTATGTCACACTGTGTAAATGTTTCATCTACCGCAGGTGCGGCAACATCAACAATACCATCAGCAACCGCGGCTTTAACCGGTTCTAGATGTCTGCTTGTGGCAGTTATATGATAATCCCTGCCACTTTCTTTAAGGGCATGGGCTAAGGCTCCTGCAATGAGTCCGAAACCTATGAATCCAACCTTTGTCTTCATATGTTATAACCTCCATGTAAGAAATATTAATATTCATGTGAATAGTGGTATTTTAACACTTTAAAGCGATAATGTAAAGGCGGCTATTTAATTGACAAATTAAAGTGATGTGTGTAGAATGTTTTTATGCGTTTTTAAGGAGGAATGTGTTATGTCGGCAGTATATAACCACAAAACAGTTGAAAAGAAGTGGCAGCAGATATGGCAGGATGAAAAAGCCTTTGCTGCAACTAATGATTATTCAAAACCAAAGTATTATGCACTTGTGGAGTTCCCATATCCATCAGGACAGGGGCTTCATGTAGGTCATCCAAGACCATATACAGCGCTTGATATCGTAGCAAGAAAGAGAAGAATGCAGGGATATAATGTTTTATATCCAATGGGTTGGGATGCATTTGGTCTTCCAACAGAGAACTATGCTATTAAGAACAAGATTCACCCTAAGATAGTTACTAAGAATAATATAGATCATTTTAAGGAACAGCTTCAGTCAATTGGTTATTCATTTGACTGGGACAGAGAGATTAATACTACAGATCCTGATTATTATAAGTGGACTCAGTGGATTTTCCTTAAGCTTTTTAAGGCTGGACTTGCATATAAGCAGGAGATGCCTATCAACTGGTGTACTTCATGTAAGGTAGGTCTTGCTAATGAAGAAGTAGTTAATGGTGTATGTGAAAGATGTGGTTCACCTGTTGTCCGTAAGGTCAAGAGTGAGTGGATGCTTAAGATTACTGATTATGCAGATAAGCTTATAGAAGGACTTGACCATGTCGATTATATCGAGAGAGTTAAGACACAGCAGAAGAACTGGATTGGACGTTCTACAGGTGCTGAGGTTGATTTTGCAATTGCTGGTAAGGAAGATAAGTTAAGAATATATACAACAAGATGCGATACACTTTTCGGTGTTACTTATATGGTTGTATCACCAGAGCATCCATATCTTGATAAGTATAAGGATGAGATTAAGAACTGGGATGAAATAGAAAGCTATAGAGAGCAGGCTTCAAGAAAGTCAGATTTCGAGAGAGCAGAGCTTGCAAAGGATAAGACAGGTGTAGAGATTGACGGACTTAAGGCAGTTAATCCGGTTAATGGCAAGGAAGTTCCAATCTGGGTATCAGATTATGTACTTATGAGCTATGGTACAGGTGCTATCATGGCTGTTCCTGCTCACGATGAAAGAGACTGGGAGTTTGCCAAGAAATTTAACCTTCCTATCATTCAGGTTGTAGCAAAGAACGGTGAAGAAGTTGATGTTAATGAGGCAGCATTTACAGATGTAGCAACAGGTGTTCTTATTAATTCGGATTTCATTAACGGACTTGAAGTTAAAGAAGCTAAGGAAAAGATGATTGAATTCCTTACAGAAAAGGGAATTGGTAATGCAAAGGTTAATTATAAGCTCCGTGACTGGGTATTCTCTCGTCAGAGATACTGGGGAGAGCCTATTCCAATTGTTCATTGTGACAAATGTGGCTATGTTCCAGTTGATGAGAGCGAACTTCCATTACTTCTTCCAGAGGTAGAAAGTTATATGCCTACAGATAATGGAGAATCACCTCTTGCAGCCATGACAGACTGGGTTAATACAACATGCCCATGCTGTGGCGGACCAGCTAAGAGAGAGACTGATACAATGCCTCAGTGGGCTGGATCATCATGGTATTTCTTAAGATATACAGATCCACATAACACAGAGACACTCGCAAGTCAGGAAGCACTTAAGTACTGGCTTCCGGTAGACTGGTATAATGGAGGAATGGAGCATACAACATTACACTTACTCTATTCAAGATTCTGGCACAGATTCCTTTACGACCAGAAGGTTGTACCTTGCCCAGAGCCATATCAGAAGAGAACATCCCACGGTATGATTCTAGGTGAGAACGGCGAGAAGATGAGTAAGTCAAGAGGCAATGTTGTTAATCCTGATGATATCGTAAGAGATTATGGTGCAGATACATTAAGAACATACGAGATGTTTATCGGTGCATTTGACGCAGCAGCTTCATGGTCAGAGGATGGCGTTAAGGGCTGCCGCAGATTCTTAGACAGAGTATGGAAGCTTCAGGATATAATGACTGATGAGGAAGG includes the following:
- a CDS encoding nucleoside kinase: MGMTLAQLAAEKQNEYKDEIILANVNGKLKELGEEYIPDSDVTFVTTSTSIGNETYRRSVVLLMLAAIDKIHRNIDRVVVEYSLSKGLYCTFDGDFRPDKEFIDEVKSVMYSMVEKDLPIKKELMKISDAMNLFKEKGMTDKTSLFKYRRSSFVNVYDLNGYKDYFYGYMASSTGMLGVFDIFLYDEGIVLQLPVKNAPLEVPEFNPQTKLFNVLKESTSWAKMLGMSTVGELNDHITNGDMTSFMLTQEALQEQKIVEIVDEIKKRPHTKFIMIAGPSSSGKTTFSHRLSIQLMANGYKPHPIAVDNYFVEREQTPIDENGDYNYEDLHAVDIELFNKHMTRLLNGEKVELPEFNFKFGRKEYNGNFLQLGEEDVLVIEGIHCLNDELSYSLPIDSKFKIYISALTQLNVDEHNRVSTTDGRLLRRLVRDYRTRGASAKKTLSMWESVRRGEEKNIFPFQEQADVMFNSAMPYEPCVLKPFVEPILFQVTEADPEYQEANRLLKFMNYFLPCGYENVPIDSILREFVGGGCFKV
- a CDS encoding tRNA (adenine(22)-N(1))-methyltransferase — translated: MVRISDRLRTVAHMCNKGAVVADIGTDHGYLPIYLVQEGIAPSAIAMDLRKGPLEKAKKHICDNCLEDRIQTRLSDGLEKLSENEADIITICGMGGRLIADIVTKGMNVITRNTTLIVSPQSEVGDFRHFLVSQRLVVDDEKMLKEDGKYYFIIKCRKSDENVYSEYSETQYQYGWKLLENKDKTLYEYLIKEKETNDGISNSLKKDESNPTVKLRLQQLSQKNNIIMDALSYYD
- a CDS encoding prephenate dehydrogenase, whose amino-acid sequence is MKTKVGFIGFGLIAGALAHALKESGRDYHITATSRHLEPVKAAVADGIVDVAAPAVDETFTQCDIILLCTPVITITEYLTKLKAIANPDCIITDVGSVKTIIHEAADSLGLNDRFIGGHPMAGSEKTGYENSSSSIIKGARYIITPTKETKPEKIEFMKQFASDVGMNPIVMDYHVHDKSVAAISHVPHLLSTALVHVVSDNDDEEKHMQLLAAGCFRDMSRVAASSPEMWEQICLTNSSAISNILEQYIEMLETIKDNINKKTPGYVASLFEMSREYRNSLESRHPEH
- the rpoD gene encoding RNA polymerase sigma factor RpoD, encoding MAKKMVETLEENVKETKEEKTTEKKTPAKKAAAKKTTKKDEIKEEVKEETENSDADDAEAQEAKFWEKIEGILAIAKKKKNVLDYQEIMTYFQDTDFEADRMEKVFEILELKKVDVRMNDVPDEDEDIILDDEDEIDIEKIDLSVPDGIGLDDPVRMYLKEIGKVPLLSADEEIEYAKRMEEGDEEAKKRLAEANLRLVVSIAKRYVGRGMQFLDLIQEGNLGLIKAVEKYDYRKGFKFSTYATWWIRQAITRAIADQARTIRIPVHMVETINKLVRVQRQLLQELGREPSPEEIAENMDIPVERVREIQKISQEPVSLETPIGEEEDSHLGDFIQDDNVPVPAEAAASTLLKEQLVEVLGTLTEREQKVLRLRFGMDDGRARTLEEVGKEFNVTRERIRQIEAKALRKLRHPSRSRKLRDYLD
- the leuS gene encoding leucine--tRNA ligase, whose translation is MSAVYNHKTVEKKWQQIWQDEKAFAATNDYSKPKYYALVEFPYPSGQGLHVGHPRPYTALDIVARKRRMQGYNVLYPMGWDAFGLPTENYAIKNKIHPKIVTKNNIDHFKEQLQSIGYSFDWDREINTTDPDYYKWTQWIFLKLFKAGLAYKQEMPINWCTSCKVGLANEEVVNGVCERCGSPVVRKVKSEWMLKITDYADKLIEGLDHVDYIERVKTQQKNWIGRSTGAEVDFAIAGKEDKLRIYTTRCDTLFGVTYMVVSPEHPYLDKYKDEIKNWDEIESYREQASRKSDFERAELAKDKTGVEIDGLKAVNPVNGKEVPIWVSDYVLMSYGTGAIMAVPAHDERDWEFAKKFNLPIIQVVAKNGEEVDVNEAAFTDVATGVLINSDFINGLEVKEAKEKMIEFLTEKGIGNAKVNYKLRDWVFSRQRYWGEPIPIVHCDKCGYVPVDESELPLLLPEVESYMPTDNGESPLAAMTDWVNTTCPCCGGPAKRETDTMPQWAGSSWYFLRYTDPHNTETLASQEALKYWLPVDWYNGGMEHTTLHLLYSRFWHRFLYDQKVVPCPEPYQKRTSHGMILGENGEKMSKSRGNVVNPDDIVRDYGADTLRTYEMFIGAFDAAASWSEDGVKGCRRFLDRVWKLQDIMTDEEGFSKEFETKMHQTIKKVSFDYENLKYNTAIAQLMTMLNDFSKAGKITKGELKTYLILLNPVAPHITEEMWEAIGENGRVYQQTWPEYDEAKTVESMVEIAVQINGKTKATINIAKDADKDSVIAAAKEALGSRLSGNIIKEIYVPGRIVNIVAK